A window of the Vigna angularis cultivar LongXiaoDou No.4 chromosome 3, ASM1680809v1, whole genome shotgun sequence genome harbors these coding sequences:
- the LOC128193363 gene encoding beta-conglycinin beta subunit 1-like has product MLINLLITGTAVLTMDFFLSSTEAQQSYLQGFSKNILEASFDSDIKEINRVLFGEEGQNQKGEESQQEGVIVELKSKQIRELTKHAKSSSRKALSSEDEPFNLRNQKPIYANKFGKLYEITPKKNPQLRDLDVFLSSVDIKEGSLLLPHYNSKAIVILVINEGKANIELVGRREEQQQQQQEERLQVQRYRAEVSEDDVFVIPAAYPVAMNATSNLNFFAFGINAESNQRNFLAGEKDNVISEIPTEVLDLAFPAPGEKVEKLIEKQSGSHFVDAQPEE; this is encoded by the exons ATGCTAATCAATTTGTTAATTACAGGGACAGCCGTACTCACCATG GACTTTTTCCTATCTAGCACAGAAGCCCAACAATCCTACCTGCAAGGATTCAGCAAGAATATTCTAGAGGCCTCCTTCGAT AGCGACATCAAGGAGATAAACAGGGTTCTGTTTGGAGAGGAGGGACAGAACCAGAAAGGCGAGGAGAGTCAGCAAGAGGGAGTGATTGTGGAACTTAAAAGCAAACAGATTCGGGAACTGACCAAACATGCCAAATCTAGTTCAAGGAAAGCCCTTTCCTCCGAAGATGAACCATTCAACCTGAGAAACCAAAAACCCATCTACGCCAACAAATTTGGAAAGTTGTACGAGATCACACCGAAGAAAAACCCGCAGCTTAGGGACTTGGACGTGTTCCTCAGTTCTGTAGATATCAAAGAG GGAAGCCTTCTTCTGCCACACTACAATTCTAAGGCCATAGTGATATTGGTGATTAATGAGGGAAAAGCAAACATTGAACTGGTTGGTCGAAGAGAAGAAcaacagcagcagcagcaagAGGAAAGGTTGCAAGTGCAGAGGTACAGAGCTGAGGTGTCTGAAGACGATGTATTTGTAATCCCAGCAGCTTATCCAGTTGCCATGAACGCAACCTCCAATCTAAATTTCTTTGCTTTCGGTATCAATGCTGAGAGCAACCAGAGGAACTTCCTTGCag GTGAGAAAGACAATGTGATTAGTGAGATACCTACAGAGGTGTTGGATCTTGCTTTCCCTGCGCCTGGTGAGAAGGTTGAGAAGTTGATAGAGAAGCAGAGTGGGTCCCACTTTGTTGATGCGCAGCCTGAGGAATAG
- the LOC128195769 gene encoding beta-conglycinin alpha subunit 2-like: MRSQFPLFLVLGIVFLASVSVSLTEKPSRSKCVQTCESEKDASRVQKCQLRCKHVSERGKKENEEERVIPEPHPSHEERGPRERGHQEGEKKEEEKEEREQPRPFPTPHSRAHEREEEQWKGRQRREDPEERERVRQREKEEEMRERERNTGSTMRAEKNWFQVEKITLSTSTLTGGFALYTETNGVTFGSSRGSTNAPNKFRILKTTVLYSL; encoded by the coding sequence ATGAGATCACAGTTTCCTTTGTTCCTGGTGCTGGGAATAGTTTTCCTAGCATCAGTTTCTGTCTCATTAACGGAGAAGCCGAGTCGGAGCAAATGTGTGCAGACATGCGAGAGCGAGAAAGATGCGTCCAGGGTCCAAAAATGTCAGCTTCGTTGCAAGCACGTTTCTGAGCGTGGGAAAAAAGAAAACGAAGAAGAAAGAGTGATTCCTGAGCCCCACCCATCACACGAGGAGAGGGGGCCTCGAGAGAGAGGACACCAAGAGGGTGAGAAGAAggaagaggagaaagaagagCGTGAACAACCGCGTCCATTTCCAACTCCACACTCAAGAGCGCATGAGCGTGAAGAAGAACAATGGAAAGGACGGCAACGTCGTGAAGATCCCGAAGAGAGGGAGAGGGTGAGGCAGAGggagaaagaggaagaaatgagagagagggagagaaataCCGGGAGCACCATGAGAGCCGAGAAGAATTGGTTTCAAGTGGAAAAAATAACCCTTTCTACTTCAACTCTGACAGGTGGTTTCGCACTCTATACAGAAACGAATGGGGTCACATTCGGGTCCTCCAGAGGTTCGACCAACGCTCCAAACAAATTCAGAATCTTGAAAACTACCGTGTTGTACAGTTTGTAA